In a genomic window of Gossypium arboreum isolate Shixiya-1 chromosome 7, ASM2569848v2, whole genome shotgun sequence:
- the LOC108480903 gene encoding HMG-Y-related protein A-like has protein sequence MATEEVNNPPSLPSYPQLIINAIEALNDKNGSNKTSISKYIESKYGDLPAGHSSLLSHHLNIMKESGELVFWKNNYMKADPNAPPRRGRGRPPKPKVPLPPGMVLSSARPRGRPPKDPNAPLRSPKPSGSGKPRGRPRKMARPEGGIAASSTTMMSASVRPRGRPPKVKTSAFTEVSVGH, from the exons ATGGCTACTGAAGAGGTCAATAATCCGCCTTCACTTCCTTCTTACCCACAG CTAATTATTAATGCCATAGAAGCGTTAAACGACAAGAATGGTTCAAACAAGACCTCAATATCCAAATACATAGAGTCCAAGTATGGAGATTTGCCTGCTGGCCATTCCAGTCTCCTTTCTCACCACCTTAATATAATGAAAGAAAGTGGGGAGCTTGTGTTTTGGAAAAACAATTACATGAAAGCTGATCCGAACGCTCCACCAAGGCGTGGGCGTGGTAGGCCTCCAAAACCCAAGGTCCCATTGCCACCTGGTATGGTTTTAAGCTCTGCAAGGCCGAGGGGCCGCCCTCCTAAGGACCCCAATGCTCCCCTTAGGTCCCCCAAGCCTTCTGGGAGTGGGAAACCACGTGGAAGGCCAAGGAAGATGGCTCGACCCGAAGGGGGAATAGCTGCCAGCTCCACAACTATGATGTCGGCCTCCGTTAGGCCTAGGGGACGTCCGCCTAAGGTGAAGACTTCCGCATTCACTGAAGTTAGTGTTGGACATTAA